In Candidatus Desulforudis audaxviator MP104C, a genomic segment contains:
- the leuC gene encoding 3-isopropylmalate dehydratase large subunit translates to MGMTITEKILARAAGRDRVAPGELISARVDAVLGNDITAPLAIREFEKIGVERVFDKDRVYLVPDHFTPNKDIKSAEQAKEMREFARRQGLTYYFEVGRMGIEHCLLPEQGLVGPGDVIIGADSHTCTYGALGAFATGVGSTDLAAAMALGETWFKVPESVKFVYEGELPEWVGGKDLILYTIGDIGVEGALYQAMEFTGPAIANLSMDGRFTMANMAIEAGAKNGIIAPDIRTLEYVQGRTIRPFELFASDPDAVYARTITYDVSKIEPQVAFPHSPDNTRPVTEAGRVEIDQVVIGSCTNGRMEDLRLAARVLERRRVHAGVRLIVIPGTQEIYRQAMEEGLLAIFIQAGAAVSTPTCGPCLGGHMGVLARGERAVATTNRNFVGRMGHPESEVYLTNPAVAAASAVLGRIAHPGEVV, encoded by the coding sequence TTGGGTATGACCATCACTGAAAAGATTCTGGCCCGCGCCGCCGGCCGCGACCGCGTGGCGCCCGGAGAACTGATCTCCGCCCGGGTGGACGCCGTCCTCGGCAACGACATCACCGCGCCGCTTGCCATCCGCGAATTCGAGAAGATCGGGGTCGAGCGGGTGTTCGACAAGGACCGGGTGTACCTGGTGCCCGACCACTTTACGCCCAACAAGGACATCAAGTCGGCCGAGCAGGCCAAGGAGATGCGGGAGTTCGCCCGCCGCCAGGGCCTGACCTACTACTTCGAGGTCGGGCGCATGGGCATCGAGCACTGCCTCCTGCCCGAACAGGGCCTGGTGGGCCCGGGCGACGTGATCATCGGGGCCGACTCGCACACCTGCACCTACGGCGCGCTGGGCGCCTTCGCCACCGGTGTCGGTTCCACCGATCTGGCCGCGGCCATGGCCCTGGGCGAGACCTGGTTCAAAGTGCCCGAGTCGGTCAAGTTCGTCTACGAGGGCGAGCTGCCCGAATGGGTGGGCGGCAAGGACCTGATCCTTTACACCATCGGCGACATCGGCGTGGAGGGCGCGCTCTACCAGGCCATGGAGTTCACCGGACCGGCCATCGCGAACCTTTCCATGGACGGGCGGTTCACCATGGCGAACATGGCCATCGAGGCCGGGGCGAAGAACGGGATCATCGCGCCGGACATCCGGACCCTGGAGTATGTGCAGGGCCGGACCATCCGCCCCTTCGAGCTGTTTGCCAGCGATCCGGACGCCGTCTACGCGCGGACGATCACCTACGATGTTTCGAAAATCGAACCCCAGGTGGCCTTCCCGCACTCGCCGGACAACACCCGGCCGGTGACCGAGGCCGGCCGCGTGGAAATTGACCAGGTGGTCATCGGCTCATGCACCAACGGCCGCATGGAAGACCTGCGGCTCGCGGCCAGGGTGCTGGAGCGCCGCCGGGTGCACGCAGGCGTGCGCCTGATCGTCATCCCCGGCACCCAGGAGATCTACCGCCAGGCGATGGAGGAGGGCCTCCTGGCTATATTCATACAGGCGGGCGCGGCGGTGAGCACCCCCACCTGCGGCCCGTGCCTGGGCGGCCACATGGGCGTGCTGGCCCGCGGCGAGCGGGCGGTGGCCACCACCAACCGTAACTTTGTGGGCCGCATGGGCCACCCCGAAAGCGAAGTGTACCTGACCAACCCGGCAGTGGCGGCCGCCTCGGCGGTTCTCGGCCGCATTGCCCATCCCGGAGAGGTGGTATAG